A genomic window from Halogeometricum borinquense DSM 11551 includes:
- a CDS encoding non-histone chromosomal MC1 family protein — protein MVREDGKRNFVLREENGTESSVFSGSMPRQAALKAARRLDPVDSEDKAREQATEIRLREKGTDKVHIFDAWAWVDDAPDDKPDWMEGDITKGNVSKQGIEHLEE, from the coding sequence ATGGTACGCGAGGACGGTAAACGGAACTTCGTACTACGTGAGGAGAATGGCACGGAGTCGAGTGTCTTCTCTGGAAGTATGCCCCGCCAAGCCGCCTTGAAGGCAGCTCGCCGTCTCGATCCGGTCGATTCGGAAGATAAGGCGCGAGAGCAAGCAACAGAGATTCGTCTCCGCGAGAAAGGCACCGACAAAGTACACATCTTCGACGCGTGGGCGTGGGTAGACGACGCGCCGGACGACAAGCCGGACTGGATGGAGGGTGACATCACGAAGGGGAACGTCTCAAAGCAGGGGATCGAACACCTCGAAGAATAA